Proteins from a single region of Eremothecium gossypii ATCC 10895 chromosome VI, complete sequence:
- the HAP1 gene encoding Hap1p (Syntenic homolog of Saccharomyces cerevisiae YLR256W (HAP1)) has protein sequence MSSPTASSKRKRNRVPLSCTICRKRKVKCDKTRPHCNQCTKTGVAHLCHYMEQTWAGEAEKELSKDAELKHLRERIRLLEEALGKACNGSGSLPVSPADLAQASPRLVEDGVRGRYDNDTLDLTRQFDMLHVRHGGILHLGATHWLAIMKGDPYLRLLWGHLFSVREKMVEWHAQRRRKNQDGARPAGGAGACPVSARVTASRCPVSNQSAAGGRAPKPEAPQQCPVTGATAAGHQQLPPFHDLAAKCPVLQHSVTPTPPMSSRRGTIEHTYMGSADAADRLAQMLPPKHIIMLFLDHFFKYIYPVVPILDEQSFCHEVDQILSDRQETLVIKVTKPTDNCTLGILTIILRLTWLSLPLNESAVELGSQYEQFVVPSVSVSPAAHVKEVSTLFEHQTPLDAVTLARKHLVRFDEISSFSNTNVNLATIQFAIFYKMFLMCCPEDASVQPQSATFTSTGQDNETHQVLLSSIVQMAFSCGLHRDPDNFPQLSSTLLKTTKDTITNTERLKHTWRKMWYFILSLDIQQSLSLGSPRLLRNHKDFSDTKLPFASKIDYVQDIKELVVVKNFTLFFQIDLCVVAVLNHILNVSTAKTVRKHELDSLIEALKSLANGGCNLNDLVASLVGQGLLFTTEGFIDQTNDVAYSLPSMEHLLSSHTTVPEKDKKPFLPHELTTRSLLFSKHITLRLLLYLLNYILFVHYEPKGNDEPGTRSLARSYAQEAMNYAIDGYYHSLLFFNSFKSDYNKHTSIFTHMQVLLAPACLDMGHRALQFMVCLILRAKCGPLTGISDFSIVGSMAPSSDEDDSSGSEDRASSGKELSGALQDFTSIPYISLTAGDHLADTLMEKMALFHKLAKQLSSKYAYATKLCKSTGFFLTLLKKPSSGSHAKQARQNSLPRIQDLGIASMTGFFKNVPSLVFSATGESITRCPVYQDAMDLLPPKEPRASSNMTATVSNGSDVTFLNGSLPPIRPYQPITYNVNGFHKTSDIRDTSGSKRRRISANVITPTSSALPPPLPSLCSPQYQCPTSVPDTGTDSIQFQEPHINGNSHTPSSRGANDGKGMGNSAFSLSSPSNAEISSGSAQYTPDFEEFLMENSNFNGLIINPSGIAEAVGMDQFGHAGDINGLLGADLLPIDDNCMIEVPQSGDLSAFL, from the coding sequence ATGTCCAGTCCAACGGCGTCCTCGAAGCGGAAAAGGAACAGAGTTCCGCTAAGCTGTACCATATGCAGGAAGCGGAAGGTTAAGTGCGACAAGACGCGGCCGCATTGCAACCAGTGCACTAAGACTGGGGTTGCGCATCTTTGCCATTACATGGAACAGACATGGGCGGGCGAAGCTGAGAAGGAGCTTTCAAAGGATGCGGAGCTGAAGCACCTGCGTGAACGCATCCGActgctggaggaggcgctgggCAAGGCATGCAACGGAAGCGGCAGCCTGCCGGTGTCGCCAGCGGACCTGGCGCAGGCGTCGCCGCGGCTGGTGGAGGACGGGGTGCGGGGGCGGTACGACAACGACACACTGGACCTGACGCGGCAGTTCGACATGCTGCACGTGCGCCACGGCGGCATACTACACCTGGGCGCGACTCACTGGCTGGCCATCATGAAAGGGGACCCGTacctgcgcctgctttggGGACATCTGTTTTCAGTGCGTGAGAAGATGGTGGAGTGGCATGCTCAGAGGCGGCGCAAGAACCAGGATGGGGCGAGGCcggcgggcggggcgggcgcTTGTCCTGTGTCAGCGCGCGTGACGGCTTCTCGCTGTCCTGTAAGCAACCAGAGTGCCGCTGGCGGCAGGGCGCCGAAACCAGAAGCGCCTCAGCAGTGCCCTGTGACGGGGGCTACGGCGGCAGGCCATCAACAGCTGCCACCCTTCCACGATTTAGCTGCCAAGTGCCCCGTCCTGCAACACAGCGTAACTCCGACGCCGCCTATGTCGTCGCGACGCGGCACGATCGAGCACACATATATGGGCTCGGCAGATGCAGCAGATCGCCTAGCCCAAATGCTACCTCCGAAGCATATCATCATGTTGTTCTTGGATCATTTTTTCAAGTACATATATCCGGTTGTACCTATCCTCGACGAACAGAGTTTCTGCCATGAGGTGGACCAAATTCTGTCAGATCGGCAAGAGACGCTTGTTATTAAGGTTACGAAACCCACAGATAACTGCACCTTAGGAATATTAACAATAATATTGAGGTTGACGTGGCTCTCGCTGCCGCTTAACGAATCTGCTGTGGAGTTGGGCTCACAATATGAACAGTTTGTTGTGCCCTCTGTGAGTGTATCACCTGCCGCTCATGTAAAAGAAGTGTCGACTCTTTTTGAGCACCAGACACCTTTAGATGCGGTGACTCTTGCGCGTAAGCACCTAGTTCGTTTTGATGAGATTAGCAGTTTCTCCAATACCAATGTGAACCTGGCGACGATTCAGTTTGCTATTTTCTACAAAATGTTCCTGATGTGCTGCCCAGAAGACGCGTCTGTCCAGCCACAATCTGCGACATTCACATCTACTGGCCAGGATAATGAAACACACCAGGTGCTTTTGTCGAGCATAGTGCAAATGGCGTTTAGCTGTGGGCTCCACCGTGATCCAGATAATTTTCCGCAGCTAAGCAGCACATTGCTGAAGACGACCAAGGACACAATTACAAATACTGAGAGGCTAAAGCATACGTGGAGGAAAATGTGGTACTTTATCTTGTCCCTCGATATCCAGCAGTCCTTATCACTGGGGTCGCCACGGCTTCTACGGAACCATAAGGATTTCTCGGACACTAAATTGCCTTTCGCTTCAAAGATAGACTATGTTCAAGACATAAAGGAACTTGTAGTGGTCAAGAACTTCACGCTGTTCTTCCAGATCGATTTATGTGTTGTTGCAGTACTAAACCATATACTCAATGTTTCCACCGCGAAAACTGTGCGTAAGCATGAACTCGACTCTCTGATAGAAGCACTCAAGTCTTTGGCAAATGGTGGCTGCAACTTGAATGACCTAGTGGCTAGTCTTGTTGGACAGGGCTTACTCTTCACTACAGAAGGTTTCATCGATCAAACTAACGACGTCGCGTATTCCCTTCCAAGCATGGAACACTTGCTGTCGTCGCATACTACTGTGCCCGAAAAGGACAAGAAGCCATTTTTGCCTCATGAACTAACCACAAGATCTCTACTCTTTTCGAAACATATTACTCTACGGCTTCTTCTCTATCTCCTAAACTATATCCTATTTGTCCACTATGAGCCCAAAGGTAATGATGAACCGGGAACACGGTCTTTGGCTCGCTCTTACGCGCAAGAAGCTATGAATTACGCTATCGATGGTTACTACCATTCATTGTTGTTTTTTAATTCATTCAAGAGCGACTATAACAAACATACCTCCATCTTCACTCATATGCAGGTTCTATTAGCACCCGCCTGTTTAGATATGGGGCACAGGGCACTTCAATTTATGGTTTGCTTGATACTGCGTGCGAAATGTGGGCCGCTGACCGGAATAAGCGACTTTTCAATAGTGGGCAGTATGGCACCATCAAGTGATGAGGATGACTCTAGTGGTAGTGAGGATCGTGCTTCCAGTGGCAAAGAACTATCTGGAGCTCTTCAAGATTTCACTTCTATACCGTATATCAGTCTGACTGCTGGCGACCACTTAGCGGATACCTTAATGGAAAAAATGGCTCTTTTCCATAAACTGGCCAAGCAACTATCTTCCAAGTACGCCTATGCCACCAAGCTTTGCAAGTCAACTGGATTTTTCCTTACTCTACTCAAGAAACCATCATCTGGCAGTCATGCAAAGCAAGCGCGCCAAAACTCTCTACCTCGTATCCAGGATCTGGGAATTGCTAGTATGACCGGATTCTTCAAAAACGTTCCGTCTCTTGTTTTTTCCGCTACTGGTGAATCGATCACTCGATGCCCAGTTTATCAGGATGCCATGGACTTGTTACCACCCAAAGAGCCTAGAGCTAGCTCTAATATGACAGCAACAGTATCCAATGGTAGTGATGTTACTTTCCTCAACGGTTCCTTACCACCGATAAGGCCTTATCAGCCGATCACATACAACGTGAATGGTTTTCATAAGACATCAGACATCAGAGATACTTCCGGATCGAAGAGGAGAAGAATTTCTGCAAATGTAATCACGCCCACGTCATCCGCCCTTCCTCCCCCATTACCGTCACTTTGTAGCCCGCAGTACCAGTGTCCTACTTCTGTCCCCGATACGGGAACTGACTCCATACAATTCCAAGAGCCGCATATCAATGGCAATTCTCACACACCATCTTCAAGAGGGGCTAATGACGGCAAGGGTATGGGCAACAGCGCTTTTTCGCTAAGTTCACCTTCAAATGCTGAAATATCATCTGGTAGTGCGCAGTATACCCCGGATTTTGAAGAATTCCTAATGGAAAATTCCAATTTTAATGGTCTCATAATCAATCCATCGGGCATTGCAGAAGCGGTAGGTATGGATCAATTTGGACATGCCGGTGACATTAATGGCCTTTTGGGTGCAGATTTATTGCCGATCGATGATAATTGTATGATTGAGGTACCACAGAGTGGTGACCTCTCTGCTTTCCTATAA
- the SYM1 gene encoding ethanol metabolism protein (Syntenic homolog of Saccharomyces cerevisiae YLR251W (SYM1)) yields the protein MSSFFKFYKASLQSHPKRTNALTTGFLFGLGDIVAQTQFPEPGASYDPMRTLRPFLYGAVLFSLVGDKWYRFLSTVRLGRLPQAHWANVLARVACDQLIFAPIGVPLYYTAMALMEGGSLEDVRIRLSEKWWSTLLANWIVWPAFQLCNFSLVPVQHRLLTVNVLSIFWNTYLSYSNSTASS from the coding sequence ATGAGCAGCTTCTTCAAGTTCTACAAGGCGTCGCTCCAGAGCCATCCGAAGAGGACCAACGCGCTGACGACCGGGTTCCTCTTCGGGCTCGGCGACATCGTCGCGCAGACGCAGTTTCCCGAGCCGGGGGCCTCCTACGACCCAATGCGCACGCTGCGTCCGTTTCTATACGGCGCGGTGCTGTTCTCCCTGGTGGGGGACAAGTGGTACCGGTTCTTGAGCACGGTGCGGCTCGGCAGGCTCCCGCAGGCGCATTGGGCCAACGTCCTGGCCCGCGTCGCGTGCGACCAACTAATCTTTGCCCCAATCGGCGTCCCGCTCTACTATACCGCCATGGCCCTGATGGAGGGCGGGAGTCTGGAGGACGTGCGCATACGGCTGTCAGAAAAATGGTGGTCGACACTGCTGGCCAACTGGATCGTGTGGCCTGCATTCCAGCTCTGCAACTTCTCTTTAGTCCCGGTGCAGCACCGCCTGCTGACAGTCAATGTGCTGTCCATATTCTGGAACACCTATCTGTCATATAGCAATTCGACAGCTAGCTCCTAA
- a CDS encoding AFR121Wp (NOHBY625; No homolog in Saccharomyces cerevisiae; Syntenic homolog of Kluyveromyces lactis KLLA0F22902g), with the protein MFVDYSSKGANKITNRIFAEKLLDLFFLDTLDDAQVLEFVKGRILGNQFMQRLTLNDVHGNRYWLYYILGLKLSNEQMEEALDELVASRLLYQVELTFPDCSFEDAYELKESDPMRKVVVDLYISSIFLKCKINSYVKEFTKLVTSDKKMMMLLSREERLLAFSQYFPEERHEFDSLVVILPVKFPRTYLSLLEKDGTMRTNIRLEFKKWELADRRLLYSKNVHIRDIVARDQDVQLRWIPNDEILTPRVRQSGDVEHSETSIMLRDIHKRHIERQKVMKSVNEKMASAGEYTSSEPKPEFLKIFDEINEELEQAMENDEKVINKTQEIRHRVKNGSIVLPSEIEYLRDPSTHDILKPINTNQVQHSLEKLNFDSDCVFECENSREFTIDRETSYKTPVKDHVQHYPDAVMTYRNVAYVPASNNLEAPDIMLRLSCRRSNSTVRKKLAGIVRSPFAKKDSAMYLDDGSMVPESFSKLSFRFFLKAKFRKIKQDWRYYKNVAKQCMDDFRSPSAGIIIPPKSAALLQEPVQLLSQAHNNSKFVDQKNRSVAGTSALN; encoded by the coding sequence ATGTTTGTCGATTATTCGTCGAAAGGAGCCAACAAGATCACCAACAGGATCTTTGCGGAGAAGCTCCTAGATCTCTTTTTTTTAGACACACTAGACGATGCCCAAGTGTTGGAATTTGTTAAGGGCCGGATTCTTGGGAACCAATTCATGCAGCGGCTAACATTGAACGACGTTCACGGGAACCGATACTGGTTGTATTACATTTTGGGGCTTAAACTCTCCAATGAACAGATGGAGGAGGCTTTGGACGAGCTAGTGGCCTCGCGGCTCTTGTATCAGGTGGAACTCACATTCCCCGACTGCTCGTTTGAAGACGCGTACGAGTTGAAGGAGTCAGACCCTATGCGCAAGGTAGTGGTTGACTTATACATCTCTAGCATATTTTTGAAGTGCAAGATAAACTCATATGTGAAGGAGTTCACGAAGCTAGTGACCTCAGATAAGAAGATGATGATGCTGTTGAGCAGAGAAGAACGACTACTTGCTTTTTCGCAGTACTTTCCAGAGGAACGGCATGAGTTCGACAGCCTTGTAGTGATTCTTCCCGTGAAATTTCCACGCACGTACCTCTCTCTTCTTGAAAAAGATGGCACCATGCGGACGAATATACGGCTAGAGTTCAAAAAGTGGGAGCTTGCCGATCGCCGCCTTTTGTACAGTAAGAATGTGCATATACGGGACATTGTGGCACGGGATCAGGACGTTCAACTTCGTTGGATCCCAAACGATGAGATTCTAACACCTAGGGTACGGCAGAGCGGCGATGTGGAACATAGCGAGACATCCATCATGCTCCGAGATATACACAAGCGCCACATAGAGCGCCAGAAAGTGATGAAGTCAGTCAACGAAAAGATGGCCTCGGCAGGAGAATATACTTCAAGCGAGCCCAAGCCAGAATTTCTCAAGATCTTTGATGAGATAAATGAAGAGCTTGAGCAAGCAATGGAAAACGACGAGAAGGTAATAAATAAGACACAGGAAATTAGACACAGGGTCAAAAATGGAAGTATTGTACTCCCATCAGAAATTGAATATCTCAGAGATCCTTCCACGCATGATATACTAAAACCCATTAATACCAACCAGGTTCAACACTCATTAGAGAAATTGAATTTCGATTCTGACTGTGTTTTTGAATGCGAGAACTCAAGGGAATTTACAATCGACCGAGAGACAAGCTATAAGACACCTGTAAAAGACCATGTACAACACTATCCTGACGCCGTAATGACATACAGAAATGTGGCCTACGTGCCTGCCTCAAATAATTTGGAGGCGCCCGACATCATGTTGCGCTTAAGTTGTAGACGTTCGAACAGCACTGTGAGAAAAAAGCTGGCGGGTATAGTTCGCTCACCATTTGCAAAAAAGGATTCAGCTATGTACTTAGATGATGGGTCTATGGTGCCTGAAAGCTTCTCCAAGCTATCCTTTAGATTTTTCCTTAAAGCCAAGTTCAGGAAGATTAAACAGGACTGGCGATATTATAAAAATGTGGCAAAGCAGTGCATGGATGATTTCAGATCACCATCTGCAGGAATCATAATTCCCCCTAAATCTGCTGCTTTACTCCAGGAGCCAGTTCAGCTTTTGTCCCAAGCACACAACAACTCGAAGTTTGTTGACCAGAAAAATCGTTCTGTTGCTGGAACATCTGCTCTGAATTGA
- the NDL1 gene encoding Ndl1p (Syntenic homolog of Saccharomyces cerevisiae YLR254C (NDL1)), which yields MEDISTLEQAMAVIRALQEQLVDLDSTGKEYEFQLEQTIQLLRQELEQVQQQASEKITRLEIQIDDLQEQTRVWKSKYMDECEQNGNLLQDKLILECELENVKEEVARMRMDGPLALDMSSGSEKTASPTTPGSTVSGVLGPALASPLSLHRSMSATNLHSGVPMKGTPVPEVGLGLLPQQHSPPSPQPIRVMFKGTSLMLQSMAAEEPKSIVPSLNQATVVTTTNTQVPRR from the coding sequence ATGGAGGACATCAGCACGTTGGAGCAGGCAATGGCGGTCATCAGAGCGTTACAGGAGCAGCTCGTAGACTTGGACAGCACGGGGAAGGAGTACGAGTTTCAGTTGGAACAGACGATCCAGCTGCTCCGACAAGAGCTCGAGCAGGTACAGCAGCAGGCCTCGGAGAAAATCACACGGCTCGAGATACAGATAGATGACTTGCAGGAGCAGACACGGGTGTGGAAGTCCAAGTACATGGACGAGTGCGAGCAGAATGGGAACTTGCTCCAGGACAAGCTCATCCTCGAGTGCGAGCTAGAGAATGTGAAGGAGGAGGTGGCGCGTATGCGGATGGATGGCCCGCTGGCGCTGGATATGAGCAGCGGGTCGGAAAAGACTGCGTCACCGACGACGCCGGGGTCGACTGTGAGCGGTGTGCTCGGTCCTGCGCTGGCCTCTCCATTGTCCCTCCATCGGTCGATGTCTGCGACGAATTTGCACTCTGGCGTTCCTATGAAGGGCACGCCGGTGCCGGAAGTCGGCCTGGGGCttctgccgcagcagcatAGCCCGCCATCCCCGCAACCGATCCGCGTAATGTTCAAGGGGACGTCGTTAATGCTCCAATCGATGGCGGCGGAGGAACCGAAATCGATAGTACCGAGCTTAAACCAGGCCACGGTCGTGACTACCACGAATACACAGGTGCCGCGCAGGTAG
- the CQD2 gene encoding Cqd2p (Syntenic homolog of Saccharomyces cerevisiae YLR253W) encodes MRLRLSSCRFAGTIRTGRGHPLAQLRQSSGVALNGSAPKSGENDKIRAMFTWKRAAAAGLATGGLLYYTNDNFHDLVRHVGTTSKRVSVVTVATVRCCYQYKRTLSQSYESEEARLEALSRCHKTCAEITLHALEKNGGIFIKLGQHIGAMTYLLPQEWTSTMIPLQDKCPQSTLEEIDGMFRHDLRQGLDELFETFDPHPIGVASLAQVHIATLKGSHEKVAVKCQHPHLKEFVPLDVMLTQNVFNVLDVVFPEYPMTWLSDELQSSIYVELDFTKEAENAINTANYFYKYRKETALRIPRVVSAAKRILVLEFVEGERLDNLRYLDTNGISRSEVSSCLSHIFNNMIFTPNVGVHCDPHGGNLAIRVLPKPKAGHNFEIVLYDHGLYRMPTTEMRRDYAKFWLALLDKDTEKMKLYAKKFANVKEEQFPIFAAAITGRSIDTALNYDISTVRSQDEIDRMKNALLSGGLLVDIMALLSTIPRIVLLILKTNDLTRHLDECLENPLGPERTFLILTQYCARTIYQETCERIDHMYRRWTFRWIFCEIKAWLEYERRKSQLIIFDVALWCKKYFV; translated from the coding sequence ATGCGCTTGAGGCTCAGCTCATGCAGATTTGCCGGGACGATACGGACAGGCAGAGGACACCCGTTGGCGCAGTTGCGGCAATCGTCGGGTGTGGCTCTGAATGGGAGTGCACCAAAGTCAGGCGAGAATGATAAGATAAGGGCTATGTTCACATGGAAGCGAGCGGCTGCCGCAGGACTTGCCACGGGAGGGCTGCTGTACTACACCAATGACAATTTCCATGATCTGGTGCGGCACGTGGGCACGACCAGCAAGCGTGTGAGCGTGGTGACGGTTGCGACGGTGAGATGCTGCTACCAGTACAAGCGGACGCTCTCGCAATCGTACGAGAGCGAGGAAGCGAGGCTTGAGGCGCTCTCGCGGTGTCACAAGACTTGTGCGGAAATCACGCTGCACGCTCTGGAGAAGAATGGTGGGATCTTCATCAAGCTCGGGCAGCACATTGGTGCTATGACGTACCTGCTGCCCCAGGAGTGGACGTCCACCATGATACCGCTGCAGGACAAATGTCCCCAGTCGACGCTGGAGGAGATTGACGGGATGTTCAGGCACGATCTAAGGCAGGGGCTGGACGAGCTATTTGAGACATTTGACCCGCACCCAATAGGCGTGGCGTCGCTGGCACAGGTGCATATTGCGACGTTGAAGGGGTCTCATGAAAAAGTGGCGGTCAAGTGCCAGCACCCACACCTGAAGGAATTTGTCCCGTTAGACGTAATGCTGACCCAGAACGTCTTCAATGTCCTTGACGTTGTGTTTCCCGAGTATCCGATGACATGGCTCAGCGATGAGCTGCAGTCGTCTATCTATGTGGAGTTAGACTTCACGAAGGAGGCAGAGAATGCGATAAATACAGCCAATTACTTTTACAAATACCGTAAGGAAACTGCGCTCAGAATTCCGAGAGTGGTGTCTGCCGCTAAGCGTATCCTGGTACTTGAGTTCGTGGAAGGAGAGAGATTGGACAATCTCCGGTACCTGGACACCAACGGTATCTCAAGATCCGAGGTGTCCTCTTGTCTCTCACATATATTCAACAATATGATCTTCACCCCAAACGTAGGTGTCCACTGCGATCCCCACGGGGGGAACCTTGCGATCCGGGTCTTACCAAAACCAAAAGCGGGACACAATTTCGAGATAGTGTTATATGATCACGGTCTTTACCGCATGCCAACGACAGAGATGCGGCGCGACTACGCCAAATTCTGGTTGGCTCTGTTGGACAAGGACACCGAAAAGATGAAGCTATATGCTAAAAAGTTCGCTAACGTTAAGGAAGAGCAGTTCCCAATATTTGCTGCCGCAATTACGGGAAGGTCTATCGATACTGCGTTGAATTATGATATTTCTACTGTTCGATCCCAGGATGAAATCGACAGGATGAAAAATGCCCTATTGAGCGGAGGGTTGTTGGTTGACATAATGGCGCTGCTGTCCACGATCCCGCGGATAGTGCTCCTGATCCTCAAGACCAATGATCTCACCCGCCATCTGGACGAGTGTCTGGAGAATCCGCTGGGCCCCGAACGCACGTTCCTGATCTTGACACAATACTGTGCGCGGACTATTTACCAGGAAACGTGCGAGCGCATAGACCACATGTACCGCCGCTGGACATTCAGATGGATTTTTTGCGAGATCAAGGCATGGCTCGAGTACGAGAGACGCAAGAGCCAGCTAATCATATTTGATGTCGCATTATGGTGCAAGAAGTACTTCGTGTAG
- the AIM14 gene encoding putative metalloreductase (Non-syntenic homolog of Saccharomyces cerevisiae YGL160W (AIM14)): MDGQVTVKRHGDTHFANIGYGYYTFGVSVGYILLLLLLRKRRGTAVPRSRHKLFQMMIDGSPALHLPILLLFLEIAFLGHYSVIDHASVYIKRLGRLSYVLLFLNIFLTLRPNYILSDYTYVQLLPMHMWLSRAISTFGVFHGLAFVIKWQLDNEVSLASKLFNLWNLLGFIVWILLIILLITSTGVIRRRSYKSFYMVHQINAFAISFIVPVHARPGVALPYTITIAVLLGLHALARVSFCMSSAVVHKLSNYQKGSKLVRIKLPRNVMPEHFTPGSHIRVSPYRRSNPLYWLVPSHPFTIASLPDDDHVDLILREHGHFEFEVGPRYSIVHNYEGITALQLGLVNRVTIVVGGTGISLGLPLFRYFKENTDIGYLKMIWTVKSHADLHVLDDFEGIDIFVTQNTTTTPIPGASESWDEIPLEEFELNSMDDLEAEEEHLGESGALLPTTKRKKDPGAINIGRRLDWNVELASFVRSEGSSDQLLIVCGPESLVKDGVQFATDHNIVFYKEVYSF, translated from the coding sequence ATGGATGGCCAGGTTACCGTCAAACGACATGGGGACACCCATTTTGCGAATATCGGCTATGGCTATTACACCTTTGGAGTGTCAGTCGGCTATATCCTACTGCTGCTATTATTGCGGAAGCGGCGGGGAACAGCGGTGCCAAGATCGCGTCACAAGCTTTTCCAGATGATGATAGATGGATCTCCGGCTTTACATCTACCGATTTTGCTGCTTTTTCTCGAGATAGCGTTTTTGGGGCACTATAGCGTGATCGATCACGCATCTGTTTACATTAAGCGTCTGGGACGCCTTTCGTATGTCCTTCTTTTCCTCAATATCTTCTTAACCCTTCGCCCTAACTATATCCTCTCCGATTATACATATGTGCAGCTTTTGCCCATGCATATGTGGCTATCGCGGGCTATATCTACATTTGGAGTGTTTCACGGTCTTGCTTTTGTTATTAAATGGCAATTGGATAATGAGGTCTCACTAGCATCCAAGTTATTCAATCTTTGGAATTTATTGGGTTTCATTGTATGGATTCTGCTTATTATTCTGCTCATCACGTCAACTGGCGTTATCCGTAGGCGTTCCTACAAGTCATTCTACATGGTACACCAAATAAATGCGTTTGCGATTTCTTTTATTGTGCCAGTTCATGCGAGACCTGGTGTTGCACTGCCATATACCATCACTATTGCCGTACTCCTTGGTCTTCATGCACTAGCCAGGGTTTCATTCTGCATGTCATCGGCTGTAGTGCACAAACTGTCCAATTATCAGAAAGGTTCAAAATTGGTGCGTATTAAACTTCCCAGGAACGTGATGCCAGAACACTTCACTCCTGGGTCACATATTCGTGTGTCCCCATATAGGAGAAGCAATCCACTTTATTGGCTTGTCCCAAGTCACCCTTTTACCATTGCTTCTTTGCCAGATGATGACCACGTTGATCTAATTCTTCGAGAACACGGGCATTTTGAGTTTGAGGTCGGACCCCGTTACAGTATTGTCCATAACTATGAGGGTATAACAGCCTTGCAACTTGGTCTAGTTAATCGGGTCACAATTGTAGTGGGAGGAACAGGGATTTCGCTTGGTCTTCCGTTATTCAGATATTTTAAAGAGAATACTGACATCGGATATTTGAAAATGATTTGGACAGTTAAAAGTCACGCAGATCTACATGTTCTTGATGACTTCGAAGGCATTGATATATTTGTAACCCAAAACACCACCACTACACCAATTCCAGGAGCATCTGAGTCTTGGGATGAAATCCCGCTTGAAGAGTTCGAATTAAATTCAATGGACGACTTAGAAGCGGAAGAGGAACATCTTGGAGAATCGGGAGCGTTGCTTCCTACTACTAAGCGCAAGAAGGACCCTGGCGCGATAAATATTGGCCGCCGGCTTGATTGGAATGTGGAGTTAGCTTCTTTTGTGAGAAGTGAAGGCTCTTCTGATCAGTTATTAATTGTTTGCGGACCTGAAAGCCTAGTCAAGGATGGTGTGCAGTTCGCGACTGATCATAATATTGTGTTCTATAAGGAAGTCTATTCATTCTAA